In the Nymphalis io chromosome 2, ilAglIoxx1.1, whole genome shotgun sequence genome, one interval contains:
- the LOC126779893 gene encoding nicastrin produces the protein MDFKNLNFLVLLSIGINVVTCERLHEQIYSSIEGGAGCFRRLNGTHQAGCSSSLSGAVGVVQMIQNVTDAEWLIHNSSAGPYMAVVSTSLFYDVIELFMQQPDNVAGVLLFDNITMRPDAFSQESRCPNQYSSWSKSQCPSTQASSGSKLFWNEKGTDLLRRHIPFPIFFLPQTRITEISKIEQCFNKFNIDKDNQKGQALCSLQLNSFMYAAVNSVVCLRRSASSAILTPTKVCDPLGDFNVYYSLFPRAKESEIKKKPVTLVTARLDSASLFDGVAPGAASSVVGMVAHIVAAATLAQIIPITDASLYDENVLWTLFNGESFDYIGSQRIAYDIAHGAWPPISPLSPKDISLHIELGQIGGSLNVFKENSSWPLYAFAPYGSVLPEQITAFLVEMVNNLNPNNMTLAPIFTSNLPPSSLHSFRRILGNITDNYMPELLIVDHNETFSNKFYQSALDDYENVGFVYHNISISGDGKFLSTDELLANGTMKESDAQVKIARIATALARTLYQKVAGKPYTGVVSASAHLVDEMLYCFLRSQACRLLAAADYASSADESPAERPAPLYVGVAAWSSTPAVYAGHLLALLTGTHRSVNRTTCDKFDEPGFSYYWLKGWNHSGICIQTTMNFSQAVSPAFVKSDYDMTSGEFSTWTESVWQAMWMRVFVRAGGGGAITAAVAGVLATAAAALVTHWLQRHAALVFLDPPASLHSDASGIIRTVNC, from the exons atggattttaaaaaccttaattttttaGTTCTATTGTCAATTGGAATCAACG TGGTTACATGTGAAAGGCTTCACGAACAAATTTACTCATCGATCGAAGGTGGAGCTGGTTGTTTTAGAAGGCTAAATGGGACTCACCAAGCAGGATGTTCAT CTTCACTCAGTGGTGCTGTTGGAGTCGTACAGATGATTCAAAATGTAACCGATGCAGAATGGCTAATACATAATTCTTCAGCTGGACCATACATGGCAGTTGTTAGCACAAGTTTGTTCTATGACGTGATAGAGCTATTCATGCAGCAACCAGATAATGTCGCTGGAGTCTTGTTATTTGACAATATAACCATGAG ACCTGATGCTTTTAGTCAAGAATCTCGCTGTCCAAATCAATACTCGTCATGGTCTAAAAGCCAGTGTCCCTCGACTCAAGCATCAAGTGGATCTAAACTGTTTTGGAATGAAAAAGGCACAGATCTATTAAGAAGACATATACCATTCCCTATTTTTTTCTTACCTCAAACTCGAATTACAGAAATATCTAAAATTGAACAATGTTTTAATAA atttaatattgataaagaCAACCAAAAAGGTCAAGCTCTGTGTTCATTGCAATTAAATTCATTCATGTATGCAGCAGTCAACAGCGTAGTTTGTTTGAGAAg GTCTGCATCGTCCGCTATTCTAACACCAACTAAAGTATGTGACCCACTTGGTGATTTCAATGTCTACTATTCTCTCTTCCCTCGTGCAAAG GAATCTGAAATCAAAAAGAAACCTGTCACTTTGGTTACAGCACGATTAGACTCAGCATCTCTGTTTGATG gGGTTGCTCCTGGTGCAGCTAGTTCAGTAGTGGGGATGGTGGCTCATATCGTCGCTGCGGCGACTTTAGCGCAGATTATTCCTATAACTGATGCCAGTTTATACG ATGAAAATGTTTTGTGGACTTTGTTTAATGGTGAATCCTTTGATTATATTGGATCTCAGCGGATCGCATACGATATAGCTCATGGGGCCTGGCCACCGATCTCTCCCCTCTCTCCAAAAGATATCAGCTTGCATATCGAACTTGGACAAATAGGGGGATCTCTGAACGTATTTAAAGAAAACTCGTCTTGGCCGTTATATGCTTTTGCTCCTTATGGTTCAGTTTTACCAGAACAG atAACTGCATTCTTAGTCGAAATGGTAAATAACTTGAATCCAAATAATATGACGTTGGCTCCAATATTCACATCGAATTTACCGCCGTCCTCTTTACACTCATTTCGAAGGATACTTGGTAACATAACGGATAATTATATGCCTGAATTATTGATTGTTGATCATAACGAGACCTTCTCTAACAAGTTCTACCAGTCTGCGTTGGATGATTACGAGAATGTTGGATTCGTGTACCACAATATAAGTATAAGCGGTGATGGTAAAT ttcTATCGACGGATGAGTTACTGGCGAATGGGACAATGAAAGAGAGTGATGCGCAAGTCAAGATAGCTAGGATCGCGACCGCACTTGCACGCACTCTTTACCAAAAAGTCGCTGGGAAACCGTACACCGGTGTCGTATCAGCTTCGGCCCACCTA GTTGACGAAATGCTGTACTGCTTCCTCCGGAGCCAAGCGTGCCGACTGCTGGCGGCGGCGGACTACGCCAGCAGCGCCGACGAGTCGCCGGCGGAGCGCCCCGCGCCGCTGTACGTGGGCGTGGCGGCGTGGTCCAGCACGCCCGCCGTGTACGCCGGACACCTGCTGGCGCTGCTCACGGGCACGCACCGGAGCGTCAACAGGACCACTTGTGACAAATTTGATGAACCC GGCTTCTCATACTACTGGCTGAAAGGATGGAATCACAGTGGTATTTGCATCCAGACTACGATGAATTTCAGTCAAGCCGTCAGTCCGGCTTTTGTTAAATCag ACTACGATATGACGTCGGGCGAGTTTTCGACATGGACGGAGTCGGTGTGGCAGGCGATGTGGATGCGCGTGTTCGTTCGCGCGGGCGGCGGGGGCGCCATCACCGCGGCCGTCGCCGGCGTGCTCGCCACCGCCGCAGCCGCGCTCGTCACCCACTGGCTGCAGCGACACGCCGCGCTCGTGTTCCTCGATCCGCCCGCCTCCCTGCACAGCGACGCGTCGGG gaTAATAAGGACTGTTAACTGCTAA
- the LOC126779909 gene encoding cytosolic non-specific dipeptidase: MAAEKTLPQIFKFVDKNAECYKALLKEAVAIPSVSCDPKYRDDCVRMVHWMQDKLKEVGASTELRDIGYQTIDGKQIKLPPVLIGSLGNDPAKNTICVYGHLDVQPALKSDGWESDPFDLQERNGKLYGRGSTDDKGPVLGWLHAINAYKGIGDELPVNLKFIFECMEESGSEGLDELLMEKLKPEGFFDTVDYVCISDNYWLGTTKPCITYGLRGISYYFLEVECAKMDLHSGVYGGTVHEAMSDLIYLMNTLVDKDGKILITDIYKSVAPLVESEKKLYNSIDFDPEAYRKSIEAYKLAHNGVKEQLLMHRWRYPSLSLHGIEGAAFQPGAKTVIPGKVIGKFSIRIVPNQEPEEVEQLVFDYINKKWAERGSPNKMRITAQSGRAWTENPDHPHYQAAARATKLIYQTDPDMSREGGSIPVTITLQEASSRNVLLLPMGAGDDMAHSQNEKLNVRNYIEGIKLFAAYLYEVGNLPK; the protein is encoded by the exons ATGGCAGCAGAGAAAACGTTGCCTCAAATATTTAAGTTCGTTGATAAGAATGCGGAATGTTATAAAGCTCTTTTAAAAGAAGCAGTTGCAATTCCTTCTGTGTCATGTGATCCTAAATACCGCGATGATTGCGTACGTATGGTACATTGGATGCAGGATAAATTAAAGGAAGTCGGAGCATCAACAGAACTAAGAGACATTGGTTACCAAACAATAGACGGCAAACAAATAAAACTGCCCCCTGTTCTTATTGGCAGCTTGGGAAac GATCCCGCAAAAAACACTATTTGTGTCTATGGACATTTGGATGTCCAACCAGCCCTTAAATCCGATGGTTGGGAATCTGACCCATTTGACCTGCAAGAAAGAAATGGTAAACTTTATGGGCGAGGATCTACTGATGACAAGGGGCCAGTTTTGGGCTGGCTACATGCTATCAATGCATACAAAGGCATTGGTGATgag CTGCCAGTTAATCTAAAATTCATATTTGAATGTATGGAAGAATCTGGATCTGAAGGCCTTGATGAATTGCTAATGGAAAAATTAAAACCAGAAGGTTTCTTTGATACTGTTGATTATGTGTGCATATCTGATAATTACTGGTTGGGCACTACAAAACCTTGTATTACATATGGCTTGAGAGGAATTAGTTATTATTTCCTCGAGGTTGAATGTGCCAAAATGGATCTACATAGTGGTGTTTACGGGGGCACGGTACAtgaag caATGTcggatttaatttatttaatgaacacATTAGTTGACAAAGATGGCAAGATCCTCATTACTGATATCTATAAGTCTGTTGCTCCATTGGTTGAAAGTGAAAAGAAGTTATACAACTCAATTGACTTTGATCCTGAGGCATACAG AAAGTCAATTGAGGCTTATAAACTAGCACATAACGGTGTTAAGGAACAGCTTTTGATGCATCGCTGGAGATATCCCAGTTTATCACTCCATGGAATTGAAG gagCTGCATTCCAGCCCGGAGCAAAGACAGTTATTCCAGGAAAAGTAATTGGCAAATTCTCTATTCGTATTGTACCGAACCAGGAACCGGAAGAGGTTGAGCAGCTTGTATTTGACTATATCAACAAAAAg TGGGCAGAGCGCGGGTCTCCCAACAAGATGCGCATCACGGCGCAGAGTGGTCGTGCGTGGACCGAGAACCCCGACCACCCTCACTACCAGGCTGCCGCACGCGCCACCAAGCTCATCTACCAG acgGATCCCGACATGTCGCGTGAGGGCGGCTCCATCCCGGTGACGATCACGCTGCAGGAGGCCAGCTCGCGCAACGTGCTGCTGCTGCCCATGGGCGCTGGAGACGACATGGCGCACTCGCAGAACGAGAAACTCAATGTGCGGAACTACATCGAGGGC ATCAAACTTTTTGCTGCTTACTTGTACGAAGTCGGAAATCTTCCAAAGTAA